A stretch of the Saprospiraceae bacterium genome encodes the following:
- a CDS encoding DUF3109 family protein yields MLMIDNILVSDEVLENQFICALDKCKGACCYEGDFGAPLTPAEKTILENCYEDFKPFLNTDSQNQIEKVGLYSYYRENKTWGTSLMEHGACVFMNKDEHGIAVCGIEQAYKAGACEFQKPISCHLYPIRIKENKSQGFIAINYDEWDICKAGCKLGQEHKMPLFRFVKAALIRRFGEAFYHQLDAAYEALKK; encoded by the coding sequence ATGTTGATGATCGATAACATCCTGGTCAGTGACGAAGTCCTGGAAAATCAATTTATCTGTGCCTTGGATAAATGCAAGGGCGCTTGCTGTTATGAAGGGGATTTTGGCGCTCCCCTAACACCGGCAGAAAAAACGATTCTGGAAAACTGCTACGAGGACTTTAAGCCTTTTTTGAACACCGATTCTCAAAATCAGATTGAAAAAGTAGGACTTTATAGCTATTATCGGGAAAATAAAACCTGGGGTACCAGCCTTATGGAACATGGTGCCTGCGTTTTTATGAATAAGGATGAACATGGGATTGCTGTTTGTGGTATCGAACAAGCATATAAAGCAGGAGCTTGCGAATTTCAAAAACCCATTTCCTGCCATTTATATCCCATTCGGATCAAAGAAAATAAATCCCAGGGGTTTATTGCAATTAACTACGATGAGTGGGATATCTGTAAAGCAGGATGTAAACTCGGCCAGGAACATAAAATGCCTCTTTTCCGGTTTGTAAAAGCTGCACTGATCCGCCGATTTGGAGAGGCTTTTTACCATCAACTCGATGCGGCTTACGAAGCTTTGAAAAAATAA
- a CDS encoding citrate (Si)-synthase: MDRLKTLFKSQLISSVEEIKTLVKSHGTRIIDNVQIEQVYGGMRGIQSMIWETSSLDSSEGIRFRGYSIPELRELLPKINGATEPLPEGLFWLMLTGLLPTEDDVKWLSQEWQRRAILSDTVKDLLDHLDVQKTHPMTQFSIAIMAMQSESVFAQEYENGMTKASYWEIMYEDCMNLIAKLPLVAAFIYRKTFYNNQHIEADPELDWSANFAHMLGKDDPAFKDLMRLYMTIHADHEGGNASAHTVHLVGSTLSDAYLSLAAGMNALAGPLHGLANQEVMDWIYDMIRDLGTPTPTKEQIAEYVKTTLSHGVVVPGYGHAVLRKPDPRFLAQKNFAERHCADDPMVQIVWHVFEEVPPILESLGKVKNPWPNVDAHSGALLEHYGVKEHNFYTVMFGVSRALGVLAQLCWDRALNLPLERPKSMTTEEIKGFLSNSNN, translated from the coding sequence ATGGATCGCCTAAAAACATTATTTAAATCCCAATTAATTTCTTCCGTAGAAGAAATTAAAACCCTTGTAAAATCGCACGGTACAAGAATTATTGACAATGTTCAAATTGAACAGGTTTACGGGGGTATGCGTGGTATACAAAGTATGATTTGGGAAACCTCTTCATTGGATTCTTCTGAAGGCATTCGGTTTCGGGGATATTCAATACCCGAACTCCGCGAATTGCTTCCTAAAATAAATGGAGCAACTGAACCACTTCCTGAGGGCCTTTTCTGGTTAATGTTGACAGGACTTTTACCCACGGAAGATGATGTCAAGTGGCTTAGCCAGGAATGGCAGCGTCGCGCCATACTCAGCGATACGGTAAAAGATCTTTTAGATCATCTGGATGTCCAAAAAACACATCCCATGACCCAGTTTAGCATTGCAATTATGGCAATGCAATCAGAAAGTGTATTTGCCCAAGAGTATGAAAATGGGATGACCAAGGCCAGTTATTGGGAAATTATGTATGAAGATTGTATGAATCTCATCGCTAAATTGCCCCTGGTTGCAGCGTTTATTTATAGGAAGACTTTTTACAACAATCAACACATTGAAGCAGATCCGGAACTCGATTGGAGTGCCAATTTTGCCCACATGTTAGGGAAAGATGATCCAGCATTTAAGGATTTGATGCGTTTGTATATGACCATCCATGCAGACCATGAAGGGGGAAATGCTTCTGCCCATACGGTACATTTGGTTGGATCGACCCTAAGTGATGCTTATTTGTCATTAGCTGCTGGAATGAATGCGCTAGCCGGACCCTTACATGGATTGGCAAACCAGGAAGTGATGGACTGGATTTACGATATGATCCGCGATCTGGGTACACCCACACCGACTAAAGAACAAATCGCAGAATATGTGAAAACAACGCTTTCACATGGCGTTGTGGTCCCTGGTTACGGACATGCGGTGTTGCGCAAACCCGATCCCCGGTTTTTAGCCCAGAAGAATTTCGCGGAAAGACATTGTGCAGATGATCCAATGGTCCAAATCGTTTGGCATGTATTTGAAGAAGTTCCACCGATTCTGGAAAGTTTAGGTAAAGTAAAAAACCCCTGGCCTAATGTCGACGCACATTCTGGAGCCTTGTTGGAGCATTATGGGGTGAAAGAACATAATTTTTATACAGTCATGTTTGGGGTTTCAAGAGCTTTGGGTGTATTGGCCCAATTGTGTTGGGATCGTGCATTAAATCTGCCCTTGGAGCGGCCAAAATCAATGACTACTGAAGAAATTAAAGGCTTTTTATCAAATTCAAATAATTAA
- a CDS encoding outer membrane beta-barrel protein, with translation MIRVMLMAWLWLCLDSYESNAKPLYTIIGKITGIDKQSIPFAWVGLYAVKDSSLIKVTACDDQGVFNLEFETLNPEAYYIKVSMTFYENYYSSPFSFINSTDPIDLGSIQMNERNQSMNEITVTASKPFIERKSDRYVMNVESSITAAGSSAFELLEKAPGVTINYLDALSMKGKSGVQVLIDGKPIVLSGSELANYLKALPSNMLDRIEIISNPPAKYEAAGNAGIIDIRLKKNQAFGTNGSVNANYGQGVYPKSGIGININHRNKRFNWFGNSNYSYRKGLNKLILYREFFESGQRTGAYDQYNYLVFPFHFASLRMGTDYTLPNNKTTLGFIINSSLNRFKPHGQNNSIVENEQSLAESSFSTSNQSKDVWPSYSFNINGKHVMDSSGMELSFDLDYVQFKNTTEQNFLTKYFDLNQQVLQPDYYLYGDLKGNLNIKSIKIDLSKKISNNRQFEGGMKSSIVSADNNLAFFDKSNAQPVYDSSKSNHFLYKEQIHAAYLNYKQDWTNLSLQAGLRSEFTKANGNQLVNNFTFEKNYINLFPSVFLNYKFTPNYDMGINLSRRLDRPNYQQLNPFKFFLDPSTYREGNPFLNPQYSWIFEWNHTLNKNYAFSISYTQTLDNITEVIGPVEGLDRVTVQTHENLTQFENLSVSANGTIDILKNWSSVINVSSWIGKYTGTFANTLLKDGNLVVNLSCNNTIKLPKNWNSEINFSYQSPEVYGFMKVYSMWGLSVGIQKQFLNKKLNAKLSVSDLFWTNLPEADINYRDYYEHFDVKRETRVASLSLSYRFGSLKLGNAPRKAGGVEEEKRRASNGQG, from the coding sequence ATGATCCGTGTCATGCTTATGGCTTGGCTTTGGCTTTGCCTTGACTCTTATGAATCCAATGCGAAACCATTGTATACCATTATTGGAAAAATTACCGGAATTGATAAACAGTCTATACCATTTGCATGGGTTGGATTATATGCGGTAAAAGACAGTAGTTTGATTAAAGTAACAGCCTGTGATGATCAAGGGGTCTTTAACCTGGAATTTGAAACTTTAAATCCCGAAGCTTATTATATCAAAGTATCTATGACCTTTTATGAAAATTATTATTCCAGCCCCTTTTCCTTTATCAATTCAACGGATCCCATTGACTTAGGATCTATTCAGATGAATGAACGGAATCAATCTATGAACGAAATTACAGTAACTGCAAGTAAACCTTTTATAGAACGCAAATCGGATCGCTACGTCATGAATGTTGAAAGCAGCATCACAGCTGCCGGCAGCAGTGCGTTTGAATTATTGGAAAAAGCACCAGGAGTGACCATCAATTATCTGGATGCGCTTTCAATGAAAGGAAAATCAGGTGTGCAGGTATTGATCGATGGAAAACCGATTGTATTGTCTGGTAGTGAACTGGCCAATTACTTAAAAGCACTGCCTTCGAATATGTTGGATCGAATAGAAATCATTAGCAATCCTCCTGCAAAATATGAGGCGGCAGGCAATGCAGGTATTATTGATATTCGTTTAAAAAAGAATCAGGCATTTGGAACCAATGGATCTGTTAATGCAAATTACGGGCAAGGTGTTTATCCAAAATCAGGTATTGGAATAAATATCAACCATCGCAACAAACGATTTAATTGGTTTGGAAATTCGAATTACAGTTATCGAAAAGGATTAAATAAACTCATATTGTATCGGGAATTCTTTGAAAGCGGACAGCGCACAGGAGCGTATGATCAATATAACTACCTCGTTTTTCCATTTCACTTTGCTTCGCTTCGAATGGGAACAGATTATACATTGCCCAACAACAAAACGACGCTTGGTTTTATCATAAACAGTTCATTGAATCGTTTCAAGCCACATGGACAAAACAATTCCATTGTCGAAAATGAACAATCTTTAGCTGAATCCAGCTTTTCAACCAGCAACCAAAGCAAAGATGTTTGGCCATCTTATTCATTTAATATCAATGGAAAACATGTTATGGACAGTTCCGGAATGGAATTGAGTTTTGATTTAGACTATGTCCAATTTAAAAACACGACCGAACAAAATTTTTTAACCAAATATTTTGATTTAAATCAACAAGTTTTACAGCCGGACTATTACTTATATGGTGATTTGAAAGGCAATTTAAATATAAAATCAATAAAAATTGATTTGAGTAAAAAAATTTCGAACAACAGACAATTCGAAGGTGGAATGAAATCAAGTATCGTTTCAGCTGACAACAACCTGGCTTTCTTTGACAAGAGCAATGCTCAACCTGTTTATGACAGCAGCAAAAGCAATCACTTTTTATATAAAGAACAAATTCATGCGGCATATTTAAATTATAAACAAGACTGGACCAACTTGAGTTTGCAAGCTGGTTTGCGCAGTGAATTCACCAAGGCAAATGGAAATCAACTTGTCAATAATTTTACTTTCGAAAAAAATTATATCAATCTATTTCCTTCTGTGTTTTTAAATTATAAATTCACACCCAACTACGATATGGGCATCAATTTAAGCCGGAGACTGGACCGGCCTAATTATCAACAATTAAATCCATTTAAATTCTTTCTGGATCCCAGTACCTATCGGGAAGGCAATCCATTCCTCAATCCTCAATACAGTTGGATTTTTGAATGGAATCACACCTTGAATAAAAATTACGCTTTCTCAATTTCCTATACACAAACACTTGATAATATTACAGAAGTTATCGGACCAGTGGAAGGTTTGGATCGGGTTACAGTCCAAACTCATGAAAATCTGACACAATTTGAAAATCTTTCTGTAAGTGCTAATGGTACGATTGACATTTTAAAGAATTGGAGCAGTGTGATCAATGTAAGTAGCTGGATAGGAAAATATACCGGAACTTTTGCCAATACACTTCTTAAAGATGGAAATTTAGTGGTGAATCTCAGTTGCAACAATACCATCAAACTTCCAAAAAACTGGAATTCTGAAATAAATTTTAGTTATCAATCGCCAGAAGTTTATGGTTTTATGAAGGTATATTCAATGTGGGGATTGTCAGTTGGTATCCAAAAGCAATTTCTAAATAAAAAACTCAATGCTAAATTATCTGTTAGTGATCTGTTTTGGACTAATTTACCGGAAGCCGATATTAATTACAGAGATTATTATGAGCACTTTGATGTTAAAAGAGAAACACGAGTGGCCTCACTTTCTTTGTCCTATCGTTTTGGTAGTTTAAAACTCGGAAATGCGCCACGGAAAGCTGGTGGTGTGGAGGAAGAAAAAAGAAGGGCGAGCAATGGACAAGGATAA
- the vanZ gene encoding VanZ family protein, whose amino-acid sequence MFSWKPKYYIILAWLLVCTIIILSLLPGNDLPKLNWWDHIQVDKIGHILFYGATAWCFKKYKLAQADPSRISFIYTALIIMGIALEYFQEIMQLGRQFDVFDVVANSFGVGLVAFIKRP is encoded by the coding sequence ATGTTTTCCTGGAAGCCAAAGTATTATATTATTTTGGCCTGGTTGCTAGTTTGTACCATTATCATTTTATCCTTACTGCCTGGAAACGATTTGCCAAAGCTCAATTGGTGGGATCACATTCAAGTTGACAAAATTGGGCATATATTATTTTACGGAGCTACTGCCTGGTGTTTTAAAAAATACAAACTAGCGCAAGCCGACCCATCCCGAATTTCATTTATTTACACCGCTTTAATTATAATGGGCATTGCATTAGAATATTTTCAGGAAATTATGCAATTAGGAAGACAATTTGATGTTTTTGATGTGGTGGCCAATAGTTTTGGTGTTGGCTTAGTTGCTTTTATAAAAAGGCCTTAA
- the ggt gene encoding gamma-glutamyltransferase, whose protein sequence is MKQNNLSLFQLLTIAYVWFFSMNLSIIHAQTYGQRGMVVSSNVIASQIGIGILKKGGNAIDASIATAFALQVTHPTAGNIGGGGFLVFMNAVGMVTTIDFREKAPLTASPNMFLDSKGQLIHESNHETLLAVGVPGTVAGLYLAHQKYGTLAWKELVQPAVNLAQKGFIMPWGLYLDALELIASEPSNDFIKNYFNNAQGKMTRPGETWKQPALAKTLALIRDKGQDGFYKGYVAEEIEQFMKENGGIITKKDLEKYTAIERPPIKGSFKNYEVYSMGPPSSGGVALIEMLNLMELSNLDSIPFNSTAYVHLMAEVMRRAFADRAAYLGDPDFNPDMPLEKLCSKEFAKKRFASINSKKASVSDPSKFGHPYDGSNTTHFSVVDKDGNAVSLTYTLEYAYGLRKGSEKLGFIFNNEMGDFNALPGATNQNGQIGSPANLIAPEKRMLSSMTPTIVTKNGKAYLIIGSPGGRTIINTVFQTVLNVLAYKMPIDQAIEAMKIHHQWLPDLILYEKNLLSPDTKTGLEELGHRLFPVDNLGSLMGILYDEKFKVYVGAADSSSPDGGAVGY, encoded by the coding sequence ATGAAACAGAATAATTTAAGCTTATTTCAATTATTAACCATTGCGTACGTATGGTTCTTTTCAATGAATCTTTCAATAATCCATGCGCAGACCTATGGTCAAAGGGGAATGGTGGTATCTTCTAATGTAATCGCATCTCAAATTGGTATCGGGATATTAAAAAAAGGAGGCAATGCCATTGACGCCAGCATAGCCACAGCCTTTGCATTGCAAGTTACACATCCTACTGCAGGCAATATCGGAGGTGGTGGATTTTTAGTTTTCATGAACGCCGTTGGAATGGTCACTACCATTGACTTTCGTGAAAAAGCCCCTCTTACCGCAAGTCCAAACATGTTTTTAGATAGCAAAGGTCAGCTGATTCATGAAAGCAATCACGAAACCTTGTTGGCTGTTGGTGTGCCCGGAACCGTTGCCGGTTTGTATTTAGCACATCAAAAATATGGAACCCTTGCCTGGAAGGAGTTAGTCCAACCTGCAGTGAATTTAGCTCAAAAGGGATTTATCATGCCCTGGGGTCTTTATTTAGATGCTCTTGAACTAATTGCTTCAGAACCATCAAATGATTTTATTAAAAACTATTTTAACAATGCGCAAGGAAAAATGACCCGACCCGGTGAAACCTGGAAGCAACCAGCGCTTGCAAAAACATTGGCATTAATTCGTGACAAGGGTCAGGATGGTTTTTATAAAGGATACGTTGCAGAAGAAATCGAACAATTCATGAAAGAAAATGGGGGCATAATAACAAAAAAAGATTTAGAAAAATATACTGCAATCGAACGGCCGCCAATCAAAGGCAGCTTTAAAAATTATGAAGTATATTCTATGGGACCTCCTAGTTCGGGTGGAGTCGCACTTATAGAAATGTTGAATCTCATGGAGCTATCAAATTTAGACTCCATTCCTTTTAACTCAACGGCCTACGTTCATTTAATGGCTGAAGTAATGCGCCGGGCTTTTGCGGATCGGGCTGCCTATTTAGGGGATCCTGATTTTAATCCGGATATGCCCCTGGAAAAATTGTGCTCCAAAGAATTTGCTAAAAAACGCTTTGCATCGATCAATTCAAAGAAAGCTTCTGTAAGTGATCCATCAAAATTTGGTCATCCCTATGATGGCTCCAATACAACTCATTTTTCAGTCGTTGACAAAGATGGCAATGCGGTTTCATTGACTTACACCTTAGAATACGCTTATGGATTGAGAAAGGGTTCCGAAAAATTGGGATTTATATTCAACAATGAAATGGGAGATTTTAATGCCCTGCCAGGCGCAACAAACCAAAATGGTCAAATTGGATCCCCTGCAAATCTGATTGCACCTGAAAAACGAATGTTATCGAGTATGACTCCTACGATCGTCACAAAAAACGGTAAAGCGTATTTAATCATTGGTTCGCCGGGAGGAAGAACCATCATCAATACGGTCTTTCAAACTGTTTTAAATGTGCTTGCCTACAAAATGCCCATTGATCAAGCCATTGAAGCGATGAAAATTCATCATCAATGGCTTCCGGATCTCATTCTCTATGAAAAGAATCTGCTATCTCCCGATACAAAAACTGGATTGGAGGAATTGGGTCATAGACTTTTTCCAGTGGATAATTTGGGTTCACTCATGGGTATTTTATACGATGAAAAATTTAAAGTGTATGTTGGCGCCGCCGATTCCTCCAGTCCGGATGGAGGAGCAGTAGGATATTAA
- a CDS encoding methylmalonyl-CoA mutase family protein: MVTEVAVYQPKHKIRILTAASLFDGHDAAINIMRRIMQSSGVEIIHLGHNRSALEIVDAAIQEDVQGIAITSYQGGHNEFFKYIFDLLKERNCGHIKLFGGGGGTILPSEIADLHHYGINRIYSPDDGRHMGLQGMINDLISQCDFATGSSLNGEVKEIANHDFRAVARMISAVENFPDQAETILKNMPQANPDKKIPVLGITGTGGAGKSSLVDELVRRFILDFSDKRIAILSVDPSKRKTGGALLGDRIRMNAIHPEFHGGRVYMRSLATRQSNLALSPYIKNALLILKAADFDLILLETSGIGQSDTEIVDFSDVSMYVMTPEYGAATQLEKIDMLDFADIVAINKFDKRGAQDAIRDVRKQFQRNHKAFDKTTDAMPVYGTIASQFNDPGTNLLYQKLIELISTKTQVSLKSNLNLATGESEKIFIIPPGRTRYLSEISDNNRKYDEWVNQQAQIAHEWQALKTSSSLVDDNSLQAAIKQSEEQIQLKLDGESRILLENWDALKKAYASDEFIYKVRNKAIHVPTYTKSLSHTRIPRVVLPKYKDWGDILKWNLQENVPGSFPYTAGVYPFKRQEEDPTRMFAGEGGPERTNRRFHYVSLDMPANRLSTAFDSVTLYGEDPDYRPDIYGKVGNSGVSVCSLDDAKKLYSGFDLCNPKTSVSMTINGPAATICAFFMNVAIDQQCEKYIHEHNLVSKVEAALKAKYDDQNIARPKYQGELPPGNNGLGLLLLGITGDEILEPAVYEELKTKALQSVRGTVQADILKEDQAQNTCIFSTEFSLKLMGDVQEYFITKGVRNFYSVSISGYHIAEAGANPISQLAFTLSNGFTFVEYYLSRGMHIDDFAPNLSFFFSNGVDPEYAVIGRVARRIWAKAMKIKYKANERSQMLKYHIQTSGRSLHAQEISFNDIRTTLQALYAIYDNCNSLHTNAYDEAITTPTEESVRRAMAIQLIINNELGLAKNENPLQGSFIIEELTDLVEEAVLSEFDKISERGGVLGAMETMYQRSKIQEESLYYETLKHTGEYPIIGVNTFLSKDGSPTVLPREVIRATEDEKNDQIHSLENLKEAHKESGVRRIKNLQLAALHNKNMFAELMEAVKSCSLGQITTALYAVGGKYRRNM, from the coding sequence ATTTTTGACTTGTTAAAAGAGCGTAACTGTGGGCATATCAAGCTATTCGGCGGGGGTGGTGGCACCATTTTACCCTCTGAAATCGCGGATCTGCATCATTACGGCATTAACCGGATTTACAGTCCGGATGATGGTCGTCACATGGGCTTACAGGGCATGATCAATGATTTAATATCTCAATGTGATTTTGCTACCGGCAGCTCTTTAAATGGGGAAGTTAAAGAAATTGCCAATCATGATTTCCGTGCCGTGGCTCGAATGATTTCAGCTGTAGAGAATTTTCCGGATCAAGCAGAGACGATTCTTAAAAACATGCCTCAGGCAAATCCAGATAAAAAGATACCGGTTTTAGGAATCACCGGTACCGGAGGTGCCGGAAAATCCAGTTTAGTTGACGAACTGGTCCGTCGATTTATCTTAGATTTTAGTGATAAACGAATTGCAATCTTGTCAGTTGATCCCTCCAAACGAAAAACAGGCGGTGCACTTCTCGGGGATCGCATCCGAATGAATGCCATTCATCCCGAATTTCATGGAGGAAGGGTGTATATGCGCAGTTTGGCAACGCGTCAGAGTAATCTGGCATTATCCCCTTATATAAAAAATGCATTGCTCATTTTAAAGGCGGCTGATTTTGATTTGATTTTGCTAGAGACTTCCGGTATTGGTCAAAGTGATACGGAAATTGTAGATTTCAGCGATGTTTCAATGTACGTCATGACTCCGGAATACGGAGCCGCCACCCAATTAGAAAAAATTGACATGCTGGATTTTGCAGACATCGTAGCGATCAATAAATTTGATAAACGCGGCGCCCAGGATGCCATTCGCGATGTGCGCAAGCAATTTCAGCGCAATCACAAAGCATTTGATAAAACAACCGATGCTATGCCGGTTTATGGTACCATTGCATCCCAGTTTAATGATCCAGGAACCAATCTGCTCTACCAAAAATTAATTGAACTAATAAGCACTAAAACTCAGGTATCGCTAAAGTCCAATTTAAATTTAGCTACCGGAGAATCAGAAAAAATATTCATCATCCCACCTGGAAGAACCCGCTACCTCAGTGAAATTTCAGACAACAATCGTAAATATGATGAATGGGTTAACCAGCAAGCACAAATCGCACATGAATGGCAAGCTTTAAAAACCAGTTCGAGCCTTGTTGATGATAACAGCTTGCAAGCTGCTATTAAACAATCTGAAGAACAGATTCAGTTAAAACTAGACGGTGAGTCGAGAATCTTATTAGAAAATTGGGACGCATTAAAAAAAGCGTATGCTTCAGATGAATTCATCTATAAAGTTCGAAACAAAGCCATACATGTTCCTACCTATACAAAATCACTTTCTCATACTCGAATTCCACGGGTTGTTTTACCAAAATACAAGGATTGGGGTGATATCTTAAAATGGAATTTACAGGAAAATGTACCGGGTTCGTTTCCTTATACTGCAGGAGTTTATCCATTTAAACGTCAGGAAGAAGATCCGACACGAATGTTTGCAGGTGAAGGCGGACCGGAACGCACCAATCGCAGATTTCATTATGTAAGTTTGGATATGCCGGCCAATCGCTTGAGTACAGCATTTGACTCCGTTACACTTTATGGAGAAGACCCGGATTATCGTCCGGATATTTATGGAAAAGTTGGAAACAGCGGAGTTAGTGTTTGCAGTCTGGATGATGCAAAAAAATTATACAGCGGGTTTGATTTATGCAATCCAAAAACTTCTGTCAGCATGACAATCAATGGTCCAGCTGCAACCATTTGTGCATTTTTTATGAATGTAGCTATTGATCAACAATGTGAAAAATACATTCATGAACATAATCTGGTTTCAAAAGTAGAAGCTGCATTAAAAGCGAAATACGATGATCAAAACATCGCACGGCCAAAATATCAAGGAGAATTGCCACCGGGAAATAATGGATTGGGATTATTGCTTTTAGGTATAACAGGCGATGAAATTCTGGAACCAGCAGTTTACGAAGAATTAAAAACCAAGGCTTTGCAATCTGTTCGTGGAACCGTACAAGCCGATATTCTAAAGGAAGATCAAGCACAAAATACCTGCATCTTCAGCACGGAATTTTCATTAAAATTAATGGGCGATGTACAAGAATATTTTATCACAAAGGGCGTTCGTAATTTTTATTCAGTCTCAATCAGCGGATATCACATTGCTGAAGCCGGAGCCAATCCGATTTCACAATTAGCATTTACACTTTCAAATGGATTTACGTTTGTAGAATACTATCTATCCCGTGGAATGCACATAGATGATTTTGCACCAAATCTTTCCTTCTTCTTTTCAAATGGTGTTGATCCCGAATATGCAGTGATTGGTCGGGTTGCGCGACGTATATGGGCAAAGGCTATGAAGATCAAATACAAAGCTAACGAGCGAAGTCAAATGTTAAAATATCACATCCAAACTTCCGGTCGTTCTTTGCATGCCCAGGAAATTTCCTTTAATGATATTCGGACGACCTTGCAAGCATTGTATGCAATTTACGACAACTGCAATTCCTTACATACCAATGCCTATGATGAAGCCATAACCACTCCAACAGAAGAATCTGTAAGACGCGCCATGGCCATTCAATTAATAATCAATAACGAATTGGGTTTGGCAAAAAACGAAAATCCATTACAAGGTTCCTTTATTATTGAGGAATTAACCGACCTGGTAGAAGAAGCGGTCCTTTCTGAATTTGATAAAATAAGTGAACGAGGAGGCGTATTAGGTGCTATGGAAACAATGTACCAGCGTAGTAAAATACAAGAAGAAAGTCTTTATTATGAAACGCTTAAACATACGGGCGAATATCCGATTATTGGCGTCAATACCTTTTTATCCAAAGATGGTTCACCAACCGTTTTACCAAGAGAAGTGATTCGGGCAACTGAAGATGAAAAAAATGATCAGATTCATTCGCTTGAAAACTTGAAAGAGGCACATAAAGAATCTGGTGTAAGGAGAATTAAAAACTTACAATTAGCAGCATTACACAATAAAAATATGTTTGCCGAATTGATGGAAGCTGTAAAATCATGCTCTCTGGGACAAATTACCACAGCCCTTTATGCCGTGGGCGGTAAATACCGGAGAAATATGTAA
- the gcvH gene encoding glycine cleavage system protein GcvH — protein sequence MNFPDNLKYTKEHEWLLLDGNQATIGITEFAQSELGDIVYVEVESVGDEVSKDDIFGTVEAVKTTSDLFMPVSGKVIEFNPELDEKDGNDPTLINSDPYGKGWIIKIELSNAEELDQLLDAASYRSLIGK from the coding sequence ATGAATTTTCCAGACAATCTGAAATATACCAAAGAACACGAGTGGCTTTTGCTCGATGGCAATCAAGCTACCATTGGAATTACCGAATTTGCGCAATCCGAATTGGGTGATATTGTTTATGTTGAAGTAGAATCTGTCGGCGATGAAGTTTCAAAGGACGATATATTTGGAACGGTAGAAGCAGTAAAAACAACTTCTGACTTATTTATGCCAGTTTCCGGTAAAGTCATTGAATTTAATCCGGAACTTGATGAAAAAGATGGAAATGATCCGACTTTGATTAATTCTGATCCTTATGGTAAAGGCTGGATTATTAAAATTGAACTTAGCAACGCTGAAGAATTAGATCAATTGTTGGATGCGGCATCCTACCGCAGCCTGATCGGTAAGTAA